From Bradyrhizobium sp. sBnM-33:
AATCTCGACCGCGATGCCGTCCGACGCGAGATCACGCGGGGGCTTTTGGGCGCCGATGATGGCGAACTGTTTCTGGAATACGGCCAGACCGAAGCGCTCGGCTTCGACAATGGGCGCTTGAAGCAGGCGACCTACGACACCTCGCAGGGTTTTGGCCTGCGCGCGGTAAAGGACGATGCGGTGGGTTACGCGCATTCCTCCGACGTGTCGCTGCCGGCGCTGATCCGCGCAGCGGACGCGGTGGCGGCCGTGCGCGGCGGGTACAGCGGCAACTTTGCAGCACCGCCGCCGCACACCAATGTGCGGCTCTATGGCGACGAGAATCCTTTGGATGCGCCGGGCTTCGAGGCCAAGGTGAAGCTGCTGGCCGAGATCGACGCTTACGTCCGCGACAAGGACCCGCGGGTGCGGCAGGCCTCGATCAGCCTGGGCGCCACCTGGCAGGTAGTGGAAATCCTGCGGCCCGACGGCGAGAGCTATCGCGACATCCGCCCGCTGGTCCGAGTGAATATTTCCGTCGTCGCCGGCCAAGGCGACCGGCAGGAAAGCGGCAGCAAGGGTTATGGTGGACGCGAGGGTTATGCGCGCTTCATCGAAACAAAAGCGTGGCGCGAGGCTGCCGACGGCGCGATCCGCGAGGCCTTGGTCAATTTGGAATCGGTGCCCGCGCCCGCGGGCGAAATGGACGTGGTGCTGGGCGCCGGCTGGCCCGGCGTGATGCTGCATGAAGCGGTCGGCCATGGCCTCGAAGGCGACTTCAACCGCAAGCAGACGTCCGCTTTCGCAGGGCTGATGGGCAAGCAGGTCGCGGCCAAGGGCGTCACCGTCGTCGACGACGGCACCATCGCCTCGCGGCGTGGTTCTCTTTCAATTGACGACGAGGGCACGCCGACCAACCGCACCGTGCTGATCGAAGATGGCATTCTGGTCGGCTACATGCAGGACCGGCAGAACGCGCGGCTGATGAACATGAAGCCGACCGGCAACGGCCGTCGCCAGAGCTACGCTCATGTGCCGATGCCGCGCATGACCAACACCTACATGCTGGCCGGTGATCGCGATCCGGCGGAAATCATCGCGTCGGTGAAGAATGGCGTTTATGCCGCGAATTTCGGCGGCGGCCAGGTCGACATCACCTCGGGCAAATACGTGTTCCAGTGCACCGAGGCCTACAAGATCGAGAACGGCAAGCTCGGTGCGCCCCTGAAGGGCGCGATGCTGATCGGCAACGGGCCGACCGACCTGCATAGAATCACCATGGTCGGCAACGATCTGGCGCTCGACACCGGCATCGGCACCTGCGGCAAGAACGGCCAGGGCGTGCCGGTCGGCGTCGGCCAGCCGACGCTGCGGATGGAAAAGATCACGGTCGGAGGAACGGGCTAGTGAGCGACAAAAAGGTGGTGAGCGACCACAAGGATGCTTCTCCCGGCCAATGGTCGAGCTGGCGCGCGCAAGCCGTGCAACTGGCGGCGATTGTTGCCGTCGTGTTCCTCGCCAAGGGTGCGATCGCCGAGCCCTTTTATGTTCCGTCCGGTTCGATGGAGCCGACGCTTCTGATCGGCGACGCGTTGGTTGCCTCGAAATTTCCTTACGGCTACGGCGCGGCGTCGCTGCCGATCCAGATCACCCTGCCTGAGACCGGCCGCCTGTTCGGCGATACGCCAAAGCGCGGCGATGTCGTCGTGTTCCGCTGGCCGGGCGACCGGTCGCAGGCCTGGGTCAAGCGCGTGGTGGGATTGCCGGGCGACCGCGTCCAGATGCGGCAGGGCCAGCTCTTCATCAACGACCATGCCGCGACGTTGAAGCCGGACGGCGTGGCGCAGGCCGAAGACGATCGCGGCAATACCGAACGGGCCTACCGCTTCATCGAAACGCTGCCGAACGGCGTCAGCCACGCGATCTTCAAGATGCGCGACAATGGAAGGCTCGACAACACGCCCGAGGTGACCGTGCCGCCGGGCAAACTGTTCGTGCTCGGCGACAACAGGGACAATTCCGCCGACAGCCGCGTCTCTGTGCGCGACGGCGGCGTGGGACTATTGCCGATCGACAATCTGATCGGCCGCGCCGATGCCGTGGTCGGCTCCTGGGATCTCGGCATGCGCAACCAACCGGTATGGACCTGGTTGTCGGGTTTCCGGCTGGCGCGGTTTTTTACGTCCGTGCATTGAGCGGGAAGTAGGGTGGGCAAAGGCGCATTTGCGCCGTGCCCACCATCTCGCCAGCGATCAAGCTAGCGATCAAGCTAATGGTGGGCACGCCTCGCTTTGCCCACCCTACAGCGCTGAGCCATGACCTTCGATGATGTCAGAAAAATCGCGCTTCTCTGGCCGGAGGTCGAGGACGGCACCTCCTACGGCACGCCGGCCCTGAAGGTGCGCAAGAAGATGCTGGTGCGGCTAAAGGAAGACGGCGACAGCCTGGTGATGCCAAGCGTGCCAAGGGACGAGCGCGAGATGCTGGTGGAAAGCCAGCCCAAGACGTTTTACTTCACCGATCACTACCGCGATTATCCGATCGTGCTGATCCGCCTCTCAAAGGCCAGCCGCGCCACCGTCGAGCCGCTGTTGCGCCGGCACTGGCGCGCGCTGGCCTCGAAGAAAGCGGTGAAGGAATTCGACGAGCTTTAGTCTCTTCCGTCATTGCGAGCGAAGCGAAGCAATCCATCTTGCGGCAGTGAAGAATGGATTGCTTCGTCGCTACGCGCCTCGCAATGACGACGTGCGGCATTCGTGCCACCCAGCTACGATCCCCAGGCGAACGGCAATGAACCAGGACCAATTCCTCACCGCCGCTCTGCGCAATCCCATCAACGAAATCATCACCGAGGAACTGTTTCGACTATCGCTGCCGGACGCGTGGCTGGTCTCCGGCTGCCTGGTGCAGACGGTGTGGAACGTGCTGACCAAGCGCGCGGTCGATTACGGCATCAACGATTACGACGTGTTCTATTTCGATCCCGATACGTCCTGGGAAGCCGAGGATGCCGTCATCCGCGCGCTGGCGCAGCGATTTTCAAGCCGCGGCA
This genomic window contains:
- a CDS encoding MmcQ/YjbR family DNA-binding protein, translating into MTFDDVRKIALLWPEVEDGTSYGTPALKVRKKMLVRLKEDGDSLVMPSVPRDEREMLVESQPKTFYFTDHYRDYPIVLIRLSKASRATVEPLLRRHWRALASKKAVKEFDEL
- the tldD gene encoding metalloprotease TldD — protein: MTNPATTSLLDRANLDRDAVRREITRGLLGADDGELFLEYGQTEALGFDNGRLKQATYDTSQGFGLRAVKDDAVGYAHSSDVSLPALIRAADAVAAVRGGYSGNFAAPPPHTNVRLYGDENPLDAPGFEAKVKLLAEIDAYVRDKDPRVRQASISLGATWQVVEILRPDGESYRDIRPLVRVNISVVAGQGDRQESGSKGYGGREGYARFIETKAWREAADGAIREALVNLESVPAPAGEMDVVLGAGWPGVMLHEAVGHGLEGDFNRKQTSAFAGLMGKQVAAKGVTVVDDGTIASRRGSLSIDDEGTPTNRTVLIEDGILVGYMQDRQNARLMNMKPTGNGRRQSYAHVPMPRMTNTYMLAGDRDPAEIIASVKNGVYAANFGGGQVDITSGKYVFQCTEAYKIENGKLGAPLKGAMLIGNGPTDLHRITMVGNDLALDTGIGTCGKNGQGVPVGVGQPTLRMEKITVGGTG
- the lepB gene encoding signal peptidase I, producing MSDKKVVSDHKDASPGQWSSWRAQAVQLAAIVAVVFLAKGAIAEPFYVPSGSMEPTLLIGDALVASKFPYGYGAASLPIQITLPETGRLFGDTPKRGDVVVFRWPGDRSQAWVKRVVGLPGDRVQMRQGQLFINDHAATLKPDGVAQAEDDRGNTERAYRFIETLPNGVSHAIFKMRDNGRLDNTPEVTVPPGKLFVLGDNRDNSADSRVSVRDGGVGLLPIDNLIGRADAVVGSWDLGMRNQPVWTWLSGFRLARFFTSVH